In a genomic window of Coprococcus eutactus:
- a CDS encoding ribonuclease Z, protein MIDVCLLGTGGMMPLPYRALTSLVVRYNGHEMLIDCGEGTQTSMRQQGTIGFKQIDVICFTHFHADHISGLPGLLLTIGNAERTEPLLMVGPKRLEKVVNSLRVIAPELPFEIKFQELSEAEESFEWQDIRVDAFRVNHNVTCYGYSMTLPRTGKFSVDRAKENDIPMKYWNGLQKGNTYEVDGHVYTPDMVLGPERKGLKLTYCTDTRPTPLIEKYAEGSDLFICEGMYGEKEKEIKAVEHKHMMMQEAANIAAEADVGELWLTHYSPSMAKPAVFMDEIRSIFPRTIAAKDRTTTTLKFSENE, encoded by the coding sequence ATGATAGATGTATGTCTTTTGGGAACAGGGGGGATGATGCCGCTTCCATACAGGGCGCTCACATCCCTCGTGGTCAGATATAATGGGCATGAGATGCTGATAGATTGCGGAGAGGGAACACAGACTTCTATGCGTCAGCAGGGAACAATTGGGTTTAAGCAGATAGACGTTATATGTTTTACCCATTTTCATGCAGATCATATAAGCGGGCTTCCTGGACTGCTGCTGACTATCGGCAACGCAGAAAGGACTGAGCCTCTGCTCATGGTAGGTCCAAAACGGCTTGAGAAGGTTGTAAATTCACTCCGGGTCATAGCACCGGAACTTCCATTTGAGATAAAATTCCAGGAACTTTCGGAAGCGGAGGAGTCATTTGAATGGCAGGATATCAGAGTAGATGCATTCAGGGTAAATCATAACGTGACTTGTTATGGATATTCGATGACACTTCCCAGAACTGGTAAGTTCAGCGTGGACAGAGCCAAGGAGAATGATATCCCAATGAAATACTGGAACGGTCTACAGAAGGGAAATACCTACGAAGTGGACGGCCATGTATACACGCCGGATATGGTGCTTGGACCTGAAAGAAAGGGGCTTAAGCTTACATATTGTACAGACACAAGACCTACACCCCTTATAGAAAAATATGCTGAGGGTTCCGATCTATTTATATGTGAGGGAATGTACGGTGAGAAGGAGAAAGAGATAAAGGCTGTTGAGCATAAGCATATGATGATGCAGGAGGCTGCAAATATAGCGGCAGAGGCAGATGTCGGAGAGCTGTGGCTTACGCATTATAGTCCTTCTATGGCTAAGCCGGCAGTGTTCATGGATGAGATCCGGTCGATCTTCCCTAGAACAATAGCAGCAAAAGACAGGACAACGACAACCTTGAAGTTCTCGGAAAATGAATAG
- the rimI gene encoding ribosomal protein S18-alanine N-acetyltransferase: MSDTEMNDIEKIKNIAALECEAFSNPWTLEMIQSSMASDFDHVEVMEKDGIFQGYIIYSVVCDSADLLRVAAKSEYRRQGIGTSLMEMMIKDCEKSGVQNIFLEVRQSNAPAIGMYGRFGFQEISRRKRYYTSPVEDGIVMQKEMSI; encoded by the coding sequence GTGAGTGATACAGAGATGAATGATATAGAGAAGATAAAAAATATAGCTGCACTGGAGTGCGAAGCTTTTTCAAATCCGTGGACCTTGGAAATGATACAGTCCTCCATGGCATCAGACTTTGACCACGTGGAAGTAATGGAGAAAGATGGAATATTTCAAGGGTACATCATATATTCTGTGGTATGTGATTCGGCGGATCTCCTGAGGGTGGCGGCAAAGTCGGAATATAGACGTCAGGGTATCGGAACCAGCCTTATGGAGATGATGATAAAAGACTGTGAAAAATCGGGCGTTCAGAATATATTTCTGGAGGTAAGGCAGTCAAATGCACCGGCGATCGGGATGTATGGCAGGTTCGGATTTCAGGAAATCTCTAGAAGAAAAAGATACTACACGTCCCCGGTTGAAGATGGTATAGTCATGCAGAAAGAAATGAGCATATAG
- the tsaB gene encoding tRNA (adenosine(37)-N6)-threonylcarbamoyltransferase complex dimerization subunit type 1 TsaB codes for MKILAFDSSGLVASVAIVQDDNLIAEYTTNYKKTHSQTLLPMLDEIVKMTETDKESFDALAVAAGPGSFTGLRIGSATVKGLALAWNIPVIAVPTLEGLAYNMWGSSRLICPIMDARRKQVYTALYRFDKADRLETIFKQTPMDIIELITLLNDRNEEVVFVGDGIDVYSQTIKENIKVPYAFAPAHMNKQRAGSVAAAAQIRFADGKYQNGDDFAPEYLRQSQAERERTEKEKAVLEKKVD; via the coding sequence ATGAAGATTTTAGCATTTGATAGTTCAGGATTGGTTGCGTCGGTCGCAATAGTCCAGGATGATAATTTAATTGCGGAATATACGACAAACTACAAAAAAACACATTCACAGACACTTCTGCCTATGCTGGATGAGATCGTGAAGATGACAGAGACGGACAAGGAAAGCTTTGATGCACTTGCAGTCGCTGCAGGACCAGGCTCATTTACAGGACTCAGAATAGGCTCAGCCACTGTAAAAGGACTTGCTTTGGCATGGAATATTCCAGTCATTGCGGTTCCGACACTGGAAGGCCTTGCCTATAACATGTGGGGAAGCAGCAGGCTGATATGTCCTATCATGGATGCGAGAAGAAAACAGGTGTATACTGCACTCTACAGATTTGACAAAGCGGATCGTCTTGAGACAATTTTTAAACAGACGCCTATGGATATTATAGAGCTTATCACGCTGTTGAATGACAGAAATGAGGAGGTCGTATTTGTGGGAGATGGAATAGATGTGTATTCTCAGACCATAAAGGAGAATATAAAGGTTCCATATGCATTTGCACCTGCACATATGAACAAACAGAGAGCAGGCTCGGTGGCTGCTGCAGCACAGATAAGATTTGCTGATGGAAAGTATCAGAACGGCGATGATTTTGCCCCTGAATATCTCAGACAGTCTCAAGCGGAACGGGAGAGAACAGAGAAAGAAAAGGCAGTATTAGAGAAGAAAGTAGACTAG
- the tsaE gene encoding tRNA (adenosine(37)-N6)-threonylcarbamoyltransferase complex ATPase subunit type 1 TsaE, with product MIIESNSREETYKVGIQLGKDAVSGQVYCIYGDLGVGKTIISQGVAAGLGITEVVNSPTFTIVKEYDEGRLPLYHFDVYRIGDVDEMDEVGYNEMIYGEGVCLIEWANLIEEILPDDYTRIDIEKDLNKGLDYRRITIEERHAHR from the coding sequence GTGATCATAGAGAGTAATAGCAGAGAAGAGACATATAAAGTTGGAATACAGCTTGGCAAAGATGCTGTTTCCGGACAGGTGTACTGTATATACGGTGACTTGGGTGTGGGAAAGACTATCATATCCCAGGGCGTGGCGGCAGGCCTTGGCATAACCGAAGTCGTAAACAGCCCTACGTTTACAATAGTGAAAGAATATGATGAGGGAAGGCTTCCGCTGTATCATTTTGACGTGTACAGAATCGGTGATGTTGACGAGATGGATGAGGTAGGATATAACGAAATGATATACGGGGAAGGTGTATGCCTGATAGAGTGGGCAAACCTTATAGAAGAAATACTGCCTGATGATTACACCAGGATAGATATAGAGAAAGATTTGAACAAAGGCCTTGATTACAGGCGTATCACAATAGAAGAGAGGCATGCTCACAGATGA
- a CDS encoding deoxycytidylate deaminase: MKRADYISWDQYFMGIAMMSAERSKDPSTQVGACIVDKNNRILSMGYNGMPAGCDDDAMPWGKVGNPLDNKYFYVCHAELNSILNYRGGNLKDAIIYSTLFPCNECAKAIIQCGIKEVVYMSDKYASTDSTIASKRMFDMAGVKYRQFESKGKKITLDL; the protein is encoded by the coding sequence ATGAAGAGAGCAGATTATATATCGTGGGATCAGTATTTTATGGGAATAGCTATGATGTCCGCGGAGAGAAGTAAAGATCCGTCTACGCAGGTTGGGGCATGTATAGTAGATAAGAATAATAGAATTCTGTCGATGGGATATAATGGAATGCCGGCGGGATGTGATGATGACGCTATGCCGTGGGGAAAAGTGGGAAATCCACTGGACAACAAATACTTCTATGTGTGCCATGCGGAACTGAATTCCATTCTTAATTACAGAGGTGGAAATCTAAAAGATGCCATTATATATTCGACACTGTTTCCTTGCAATGAGTGTGCCAAAGCAATCATTCAGTGCGGCATCAAGGAAGTTGTATACATGTCGGACAAGTATGCTTCCACGGACAGCACAATAGCGTCAAAGAGAATGTTTGACATGGCTGGGGTGAAGTACAGACAGTTTGAGTCTAAAGGAAAAAAGATCACTCTGGATCTTTAG